Sequence from the Acropora muricata isolate sample 2 chromosome 10, ASM3666990v1, whole genome shotgun sequence genome:
AATTATTTTCAGTGAGAGGAATACTGAAGTTTACCGTGGTGTCGGAGGTAGCTTGTCTTTGGGAAAGCTTTGTTTCCCTAAGTTAATGGGCTTCAATGAGTGTAGTCTTCTTAGATTTCTATTTTTggtcatcaattttttttatgtcgCAGACAAAACTTCTCAAAGGCTAATACTTCATTGTGGCTTGAAAGACAATAATCGCGTGTTGTAAGTTGCCTTGTTATTTTAAAAAGTGTCTCCGTTTTACCACGCAAATAGTCGCAACTATCCGCAGTTTCTTGTTAGATCAAAATTGAGTGGCCATTCCACGTTGGACTTTGATAGTTGGACGGAAAATCTGGACACAACTGAACGAATTTCTTCGAACTACCCTTTACCGAGGAAGAAGGATAGACATTGATATGGATTTTCTGGGAAGTGGCTTTAACACATCCGACACAGCTACCCACAATCAGAACTTTTCATGTGATTTTCCCTCTTCGAACGCCACCAACTTGGAGCCCAGGTATGTCCGCTTTCCTTGTGATGGCAGATTTTCCTGGCCAATCCACGGCCCTTTGATTGTCCTTTGCTTGCTTATATTAGCATTCAACGGCATTGTGGTGGCGTTAATGTACTGGAAAGAAAGCTTGCGAACGCGCAGTAACCTCATCCTGGTATCACTGGCTGTATCAGATCTCATGTCAGGGCTGGTTGGAATTCCCTTGTTCTTCGCTTGCTCTCTATCAATCACAAGTGCACCGCCGCGAAATGGACCGCCAATCGCTTGTGTGTGTTCAGTGCTGTTCTTCCGGTTCACCGCTGTTTCAACTGTGTTTCATTTTGTGCTTTCTGCATGTGATCGCTATATCTTGATCATCCGTCCTTTTTTGTATCAAAACCTTCTCAAGTTATCGCGTGTGCGATTTGCCTTGATTGCGATTTGGACCACTTCACCTGTAATCGCATCCATACAGCTTGCTTGGTACAAAACTGAAAACTTGTTGGAAGTGAGGAAACAAGATACTGTGTACTTTTTAGTTTTGCTGGTTGCCTTCTTAGCAATGCCTCTGTTCCTCATGTTGTGCATTTACGCTCATATTCTGGTGCTCTCCGTTTATCATCTACACGCATTACGTGTACGTCGCAAAAATTTAGGCGGAACGACTGAGAGGAGATCAATCGCGCGCGATATGAGAGGGAACTTGATTTGGATCTCGATGCTTGCAGTGTTCGCGCTGTGTTGGTTTCCCTTTTTCTTAATGATCCTGCAAAATTATTCCCGTTTGCAGGTAATGTTTCCGTCTCCGTTTTTATTCTGTTATGTGCTGTTCGCGCGGTTCGTTCCGCCAGTAACGAACCCGTTGTTTTGCGCTCTTTGCAAGCGAGATTTCCGGAATTTCTTACGCGTGTTGACGAAGTCACGTAGGGCCAATGACACTGTTCGAACGTCAATCGAAAGGAGTCGGCGTGAAGCGACAAGCAGTACCATGCTCTCACAAAGGAGGGATGGCTTGGCAGAAGGCTACGAGCGAAAACTCATTGACAGTTCATTTGGTCTCCATTCAGTGGTTCCAGAGCATGTCGAGTGTGAAAGTTCAGTTTAACAAACACGAAGGGGCGGAGTCATTCTCGTCTGAACCAAACAGAATAAAACAACCAGTGGGTACCTCTAGTTAGTGACCACTACCCTCCTCTCCCCTTCCTGACGAGAATGCTAGTTCATCAACACTCCTTGCTTTAGAACCGTatgaataaacaaacaaacaaacaaacaactacTTGGTGACAGAGCACGACCTCTTAGCCAATCGGCGGCATTGAGGGTGAAGAAGAAGTCGGTATCTCATTCTGCCATATTTCATGATGTGTGGAGTGTCAAAAGAGTGCTGGCCTGTGTTCTCGGATAGGAAAACATGGTCAGCTACTCGATGATGCATTACAAAGTCAGAGAGCGACATCACGTATATAGTGTGAGGTTTTGCCCTTATTCACGATGAATAAGATGAATGGAGAAGACATCTCTCTTCATAATTTCTTTCGTTGTAACGGATTTGTCCTGCCTAGGTTTCATATTTTTGTCGatttgaaattgtgttgaaaaTTTTAGGTCTTTTCCTCAATTCGTTCAACGGCCAAATTATCAGGTGTTTATCATTTCAGCCAGAAAATTATATATATGAAGTCACGGTTTCTGTGTAAACTGTAGCTTAAGTTGTAAATTAGTGTGAAGACGTGCGGGGTGTAATTTTGTTTAAcgtgacaaaaagaaaaaggacgATAATTTGCGTTACACTTAATATGACACGGGTCCAATCCCCCTCTATTTACGcgtgtttttttcccttttctgtTTTGCACCTGTGCTTGTTTTTCTCTCAAGCCATTATTATATGTTTTATGATCGGATGTTAAAAGCACTTAGCCTTGTTTGTGATTTCCAATGTCTAGATTAACATTTTTATGCCTAATACAGACCACTTTAAATGTAGAATTACGAAACATTTCTGTGGTAAAAATCAACAAACTACATGTAATTAATGCACACACATGTTGCGCGCTTTCTGAATTTGATCTTTTAGTCACGCAAACTTCGTTTCTCGCAAATAGCGCAGTTTTGGTGGTTTGAAGCGAAGGCTGGAGATCCATTCGCTCGCATGGTACAATTTAttatgctttttctttttttaacccGCTTTGATTTGCTCCGCCGCAGGCAACCCAGCAAGAGCGTAATGTGAAAgtcagagtttttttttcttggttctgtattttttttttttcgattccGCAATGAAATGATCATTATGTTGACATCTGTTATCAGAATAATTCAATGCAACGTTAAATTACTTGTACGCTGTACTACGGGCCTTCCCGAATCAGATCAAATATTTTGAATCGTGCTGCAAAATCGGTGGACGCTACCAAACTCGGAATACTTCGATCTGTTGTTACAAAGAGGTCAGCTATAGAATCCCAGAGTGCCTCACGAACATTGGCACACACTGTTGTTGATTCACACTGAGTGCTGGTTAAAAGTGGCTAAGTAGG
This genomic interval carries:
- the LOC136931499 gene encoding melanocyte-stimulating hormone receptor-like; this translates as MDFLGSGFNTSDTATHNQNFSCDFPSSNATNLEPRYVRFPCDGRFSWPIHGPLIVLCLLILAFNGIVVALMYWKESLRTRSNLILVSLAVSDLMSGLVGIPLFFACSLSITSAPPRNGPPIACVCSVLFFRFTAVSTVFHFVLSACDRYILIIRPFLYQNLLKLSRVRFALIAIWTTSPVIASIQLAWYKTENLLEVRKQDTVYFLVLLVAFLAMPLFLMLCIYAHILVLSVYHLHALRVRRKNLGGTTERRSIARDMRGNLIWISMLAVFALCWFPFFLMILQNYSRLQVMFPSPFLFCYVLFARFVPPVTNPLFCALCKRDFRNFLRVLTKSRRANDTVRTSIERSRREATSSTMLSQRRDGLAEGYERKLIDSSFGLHSVVPEHVECESSV